The following are encoded together in the Xiphophorus hellerii strain 12219 chromosome 3, Xiphophorus_hellerii-4.1, whole genome shotgun sequence genome:
- the hjv gene encoding hemojuvelin: METRLPWKRCIHLTLLLVQLRLPEVGASCRILRCNAEFVAATVHLSGGGGAALSSDSAYCSALRSYSLCTKRTARPCRGDLAYHSAVQGIEDLLIQHRCPRAGPTARPWPLPQGAVSGDACLYERSFVSREGRAPEYRHCSVFGDPHIRTFSDDFHTCAVQGAWPLIDNDYLYVQVTGAPTSHGTHHTVVTKITIIFKSWRQCTDQQLYQAELDDVPAAFADGSQWSGERRGRRVLTVRTDSPGRHAEIRAAYIGTLLVVRQSGRSLGLSVRSPRGVLEAFHPDHDLQLCVWGCPASYRVDALRPQPPLPPSHAAGAAEAHCAALLPTRDVYYHACVFDLTASGDLNSSGAAVGALQDARSMTGSGQGVHLRPVAAAGPAGPQPPLLPLSMLGVLGGAWITCC, encoded by the exons ATGGAGACGcggttgccatggaaacgctGCATCCACCTGACTCTGCTGCTGGTCCAGCTGCGTTTACCTGAAG TGGGAGCTTCCTGTCGGATCCTGAGGTGTAACGCTGAGTTTGTTGCTGCGACCGTCCACCtgagcggcggcggcggcgcggCGCTCAGCAGCGACTCGGCGTACTGCAGCGCCCTGCGCTCCTACAGCCTGTGCACCAAGCGGACGGCGCGGCCGTGCCGCGGAGACCTGGCCTACCACTCAGCGGTGCAGGGCATCGAGGACCTGCTGATCCAGCACCGCTGCCCGCGGGCGGGGCCCACGGCccggccctggcccctcccacAGGGCGCCGTGTCGGGGGACGCCTGCCTCTACGAGCGGAGCTTCGTCAGCAGGGAGGGCCGCGCGCCGGAGTACCGGCACTGCAGCGTGTTCGGAGACCCGCACATCCGAACCTTCAGCGACGACTTCCACACCTGTGCTGTGCAGGGGGCGTGGCCTCTCATCGACAACGACTACCTGTATGTGCAGGTCACCGGCGCGCCAACCAGTCATGGGACGCACCACACTGTCGTCACCAAG ATCACCATCATCTTTAAGAGCTGGCGGCAGTGTACCGACCAGCAGCTGTACCAGGCGGAGCTGGACGACGTTCCCGCCGCCTTCGCCGACGGCTCTCAGTGGAGCGGCGAGCGACGGGGCCGCCGCGTCCTGACGGTGCGGACCGACAGTCCCGGCCGGCATGCAGAGATCCGGGCGGCGTACATCGGTACGCTGCTGGTGGTGCGGCAGAGCGGCCGTTCGCTCGGCCTGTCCGTCCGCTCGCCCCGCGGCGTCCTGGAGGCTTTCCACCCGGACCACGACCTGCAGCTGTGCGTGTGGGGCTGCCCCGCCTCCTACAGGGTGGACGCGCTGCGCCCGCAGCCGCCGCTGCCGCCGTCGCACGCCGCCGGCGCCGCGGAGGCTCACTGCGCCGCGCTGCTTCCCACCCGGGACGTCTACTACCACGCATGCGTGTTCGACCTGACCGCCAGCGGAGACCTGAACTCCAGCGGAGCCGCGGTGGGCGCCCTGCAGGACGCCCGCAGCATGACCGGCAGCGGGCAGGGCGTCCACCTGCGGCCCGTCGCGGCTGCGGGACCAGCGGGGCCGCAGCCGCCGCTGCTGCCGCTCAGCATGCTGGGAGTTCTGGGCGGGGCCTGGATCACCTGCTGCTAG